From Asterias rubens chromosome 3, eAstRub1.3, whole genome shotgun sequence, the proteins below share one genomic window:
- the LOC117288550 gene encoding uncharacterized protein LOC117288550: MNQLCVPILLALLWMPCLVQCIPAFTRKGERYSPCLIDGDCLSVQHCQWLPSAREPNGWCVFDLSEVRSRGRKEYQRNKRLRRTTYSEDSLVGDATNQHTNEMQPRVRGVNDPHEMKGVDYANNYKDYGGVQQRFLPRRPTENQPMLHGADGLQHSDGFFPRRPTENQPMLDGAVGLQQSDMPRRPTENQPMLDQVVEDGNQPQNSNSEFVISEDNTRDTYELNNAMDINRIHIPTQKSLGLYLNGGGPDRTDSRKQAHGYDGHQNKGNGIEEDVGFADDIAHDPIELAAAAEAAAIRDGDDLPDDFDHTDGLGWQGGDE, encoded by the exons ATGAATCAACTATGCGTACCGATCTTACTAGCACTGCTGTGGATGCCTTGCTTAGTGCAATGTATACCGGCATTTACAAGAAAG GGAGAAAGGTATTCACCGTGTCTCATTGACGGGGATTGTCTGTCAGTCCAACATTGTCAATGGTTACCAAGCGCTCGAGAACCAAATGGATGGTGTGTTTTC GATCTGAGCGAGGTCCGATCCAGAGGACGTAAGGAGTACCAGCGCAATAAGCGACTTCGACGTACTACATACAGCGAAGATTCACTAGTAGGTGATGCTACAAATCAGCATACCAACGAAATGCAGCCTCGAGTCCGAGGTGTAAATGATCCACATGAGATGAAGGGCGTGGATTACGCAAACAACTACAAAGATTACGGTGGTGTGCAGCAGAGGTTTTTGCCACGAAGGCCAACTGAAAATCAACCCATGTTGCACGGTGCTGATGGTTTGCAGCATAGTGATGGGTTTTTCCCACGGAGGCCAACTGAAAACCAACCCATGTTGGACGGTGCTGTTGGTTTGCAGCAAAGTGATATGCCACGGAGGCCAACTGAAAACCAACCCATGTTGGACCAAGTTGTTGAAGACGGTAACCAGCCACAGAATTCCAATTCAGAGTTTGTCATCAGTGAAGACAACACACGTGATACCTATGAGTTGAACAACGCCATGGATATCAATAGAATCCACATCCCTACCCAAAAGAGTTTAGGTCTGTATCTGAACGGGGGCGGTCCAGACAGGACGGACAGCCGTAAGCAAGCCCATGGTTATGATGGACATCAGAACAAAG GTAATGGGATTGAGGAAGATGTTGGTTTTGCAGATGACATTGCCCATGATCCTATAGAGCTGGCAGCAGCTGCTGAGGCTGCTGCTATACGAGATGGAGATGATCTTCCTGATGATTTTGATCATACCGATGGTTTAGGATGGCAAGGAGGAGATGAATGA